From Anabrus simplex isolate iqAnaSimp1 chromosome 11, ASM4041472v1, whole genome shotgun sequence, a single genomic window includes:
- the LOC136883037 gene encoding lamprin 1.8-10-like — MKFLGSLIVAIVALVVVASAVEESSKDKRGVAGLAYPGYAGLGYSNLGYSNLGYSNLGYSGLGYSRLAYPAYAGAYGGAYGYAAAPHYIV; from the exons ATGAAGTTCTTG GGATCCCTCATCGTGGCCATCGTCGCCCTGGTTGTCGTCGCTTCAGCCGTCGAAGAGTCCAGCAAGGACAAGCGTGGCGTGGCTGGTCTCGCCTACCCTGGTTACGCCGGTCTGGGCTACTCCAACCTGGGTTACTCTAACCTGGGCTACTCCAACCTGGGATACTCTGGACTCGGCTACTCTAGACTGGCCTACCCTGCCTACGCTGGTGCCTACGGTGGTGCTTATGGTTATGCTGCTGCTCCTCATTACATCGTCTAG
- the LOC137502689 gene encoding lamprin 1.8-10-like, with translation MKFLGSLIVAIVALVVVASAVEESSKDKRGVAGLAYPGYAGLGYSNLGYSNLGYSNLGYSGLGYSRLAYPAYAGAYGGAYGYAAAPHYIV, from the exons ATGAAGTTCTTG GGATCCCTCATCGTGGCCATCGTCGCCCTGGTTGTCGTCGCTTCTGCCGTCGAAGAGTCCAGCAAGGACAAGCGTGGTGTGGCTGGTCTCGCCTACCCCGGTTACGCCGGTCTGGGCTACTCCAACCTGGGTTACTCTAACCTGGGCTACTCCAACCTGGGATACTCTGGACTCGGCTACTCCAGACTGGCCTACCCTGCCTACGCTGGTGCCTATGGTGGTGCCTATGGTTATGCTGCTGCTCCTCATTACATCGTCTAG